A stretch of the Panicum virgatum strain AP13 chromosome 9N, P.virgatum_v5, whole genome shotgun sequence genome encodes the following:
- the LOC120690513 gene encoding expansin-B2-like has protein sequence MAAAQAAAALAVVGFLAVLVAHGGVRAQPANDTSAAVRQLLGYGDGWLPAKATWYGSPNGAGPDDNGGACGFKGTNQYPFMSMTSCGNEPLFQDGQGCGACYEIKCTSNDNPACSGQPERVMITDMNYYPVARYHFDLSGTAFGALAMPGLNDRLRHAGIIDIQFSRVPCDNRGLTVNFHVEDGSNPVYLAVLVQYANNAGTVLQMDLLESGSSYWTPMRRSWGSVWRLDSNHQLRAPFSLRIRGESGQTLMAYNVIPANWRPNTDYRSYVQFT, from the exons ATGGCCGCCGCCCAGGCAGCTGCTGCACTCGCCGTTGTTGGGTTCCTCGCCGTGCTGGTCGCGCATGGCGGCGTTCGAGCACAGCCGGCGAACgacacctccgccgccgtccgccaactcctCGGCTACGGCGACGGCTGGCTCCCGGCCAAGGCCACCTGGTACGGCTCGCCCAACGGCGCCGGCCCCGACGACAACG GTGGCGCGTGTGGCTTCAAGGGCACCAACCAGTACCCGTTCATGTCCATGACGTCGTGCGGCAACGAGCCCCTGTTccaggacggacagggctgtggCGCGTGCTACGAG ATAAAGTGCACCAGTAACGACAACCCCGCTTGCTCCGGCCAGCCCGAGAGGGTGATGATCACGGACATGAACTACTACCCGGTGGCCAGGTACCACTTCGACCTCAGCGGCACGGCCTTCGGCGCCCTTGCAATGCCGGGCCTCAACGACAGGCTCCGCCATGCCGGCATCATCGACATCCAGTTCAGTAGGGTGCCCTGCGACAACCGGGGGCTCACCGTCAACTTCCACGTGGAGGACGGCTCCAACCCTGTCTACCTCGCCGTGCTGGTCCAGTACGCAAACAATGCGGGAACCGTGCTGCAGATGGACCTCCTCGAGTCCGGCTCGAGCTACTGGACACCGATGCGCCGCTCCTGGGGCTCCGTCTGGCGCCTCGACTCCAACCATCAGTTGCGGGCGCCCTTCTCGCTGCGCATCCGCGGCGAGTCTGGCCAGACTTTGATGGCCTACAACGTCATCCCGGCCAACTGGAGGCCCAACACTGACTACCGCTCCTACGTCCAGTTTACCTAA